From the Mahella australiensis 50-1 BON genome, the window TATCTTTTCGGCCTCTCTGGAAAGGAGAGAGCGTATTTGTACTATCCAGACAGACGAGATTTTTGCGAAATGGCGGCTCAATACGATGTGGTGCCGATATGGGCCGAATTCATGGCTGATACCATAACACCCATATCCATATTCTCACGCTTTGCTGACAGGCGTGGCAGCTTTCTGCTCGAAAGCGTTGAAAGTGGGACGAAATGGGGACGCTATTCCTTTATAGGTATCAATCCATCGGCATCATTCGAATTCAAAAATGGTTTGCTTAAAACTGATGCTGGTCAAGTGTCGTGCTCCGACCCCATAGCCTATATGAAGGATTGGATGCACCGGCGCCGCTGTCCGCAGATAAAAGATTTACCGCGTTTTTCGGGTGGATGCGCTGGTTATTTTGCCTATGATATCGTAAGGGTGCTCGAACCATTGCCCGATGTGCCTGAAGATGACCTTGAATTGCCCGATGCGCACTTCGTGTTGTGCGATGACCTCATAGTATATGACCATTTAAGGCAAAGGGTTATTATAATAGTTAATGTTAATGTTGAACATGAAAGTGATGCCGCTTATGAGCGAGCCATAGGCAAAATAAAGTTAATGTACGACGAGATAATGTTGCAGCAAGCATCAGCGTCTGTCGAACTGCATAAAAACACAGAGAACATATCGCCTGTAAGCAATGTATCCCGGCAGGAATATGTAGAATGGGTTGAAAGGGCCAAGCAATATATACTCGACGGTGATATATTTCAGGTGGTGCTGTCACAGCGATACGAAACGGTGACTAGTGCTCATCCATTCGACGTATACAGGGCGCTGAGGACGCTGAATCCATCACCATATATGTATTACTTTAATTTCGGGTATTACCGGATAGCTGGTTCATCGCCGGAGTCGTTAGTCAGGGTGGAGGACGGTGTTGTGGAGACCTGTCCCATAGCAGGAACCCGCCCACGCGGCGATACGCCTGAACAGGATGCTGAACTGGAAAACGAGCTGCTCAATGACGAGAAGGAGAGAGCCGAACATATCATGCTTGTGGATCTTGGCCGCAACGATATAGGCAAGGTGGCTGAATACGGCAGTGTGAGGGTTGAAAACATCATGCATATAGAAAAATATTCCCACGTTATGCATCTGGTAACCAATGTTAAAGGTAGGCTCAAGGGTGATAATGACGCCTTCGATGCGCTGGCTGCATGTTTGCCGGCGGGCACGGTCAGCGGTGCTC encodes:
- the trpE gene encoding anthranilate synthase component I, translating into MYYPDRRDFCEMAAQYDVVPIWAEFMADTITPISIFSRFADRRGSFLLESVESGTKWGRYSFIGINPSASFEFKNGLLKTDAGQVSCSDPIAYMKDWMHRRRCPQIKDLPRFSGGCAGYFAYDIVRVLEPLPDVPEDDLELPDAHFVLCDDLIVYDHLRQRVIIIVNVNVEHESDAAYERAIGKIKLMYDEIMLQQASASVELHKNTENISPVSNVSRQEYVEWVERAKQYILDGDIFQVVLSQRYETVTSAHPFDVYRALRTLNPSPYMYYFNFGYYRIAGSSPESLVRVEDGVVETCPIAGTRPRGDTPEQDAELENELLNDEKERAEHIMLVDLGRNDIGKVAEYGSVRVENIMHIEKYSHVMHLVTNVKGRLKGDNDAFDALAACLPAGTVSGAPKVRAMQIIDEMEQVRRGPYAGAIGYIGYNGNMDVCITIRTAIFVGEKVYVQAGAGIVADSVPEREYVETGNKAKALLQAIASVEKRGVLMR